The following coding sequences are from one uncultured Cohaesibacter sp. window:
- a CDS encoding Hsp33 family molecular chaperone has protein sequence MTEQTTIISPLDRVLPFQVDGLDVSGRMVHLNETVTGIIKRHNYPDAVNRLLAEAIALTSLLGSSLKFEGKFIFQVQSKGAVNMLVVDYNAPDAVRAYVRFDEEALKALIEKGETRPEQLLGEGHLVMTIDQGKFMNRYQGVVLLDGKSLEDAAHAYFMQSEQLPTRVRLAVSELVSKQDEGPAKTEWIAGGLLVQYLPHSSEDIPHRDLHPGDHPDPEMQKTHHVTEADAWTECEALVKTIDDHELTDPEVTAETLLYRLFHENGPRVYEPMPIFDRCSCSRERISEMFKNFEADELKDMVVDGKIEVTCEFCDAHYEFDPAEVEKAAKV, from the coding sequence ATGACTGAACAAACCACTATCATCTCCCCGTTGGACCGGGTTTTGCCTTTTCAGGTCGATGGTCTGGATGTAAGCGGGCGCATGGTGCATCTGAATGAAACCGTCACCGGAATCATTAAGCGCCATAACTACCCCGATGCGGTCAATCGCCTGCTGGCAGAAGCCATTGCACTGACGTCCCTGCTTGGCTCGTCTCTGAAATTTGAAGGCAAGTTCATTTTTCAGGTTCAGTCCAAGGGCGCTGTCAACATGCTCGTGGTCGATTACAATGCGCCCGATGCCGTGCGAGCCTATGTCCGTTTTGATGAAGAGGCGCTCAAGGCATTGATTGAAAAAGGCGAGACGCGCCCTGAGCAGCTTTTGGGCGAAGGGCATCTGGTGATGACCATCGATCAGGGAAAATTCATGAACCGGTATCAGGGTGTCGTCTTGCTGGATGGCAAGAGCCTTGAAGATGCCGCACATGCCTATTTCATGCAGTCCGAACAGTTGCCAACCCGTGTCCGACTTGCCGTCTCGGAATTGGTGTCAAAGCAGGATGAGGGGCCAGCGAAAACAGAATGGATCGCAGGTGGCCTCTTGGTGCAGTATCTTCCGCATTCCTCGGAAGATATTCCGCATCGTGATCTGCATCCGGGCGATCATCCCGATCCGGAAATGCAAAAGACCCATCACGTTACAGAGGCTGATGCATGGACGGAGTGTGAAGCGCTCGTTAAAACCATTGATGATCACGAGTTGACCGATCCGGAAGTGACTGCGGAGACGCTGCTTTACAGACTGTTTCATGAAAATGGGCCGCGCGTTTACGAGCCTATGCCGATTTTTGATCGCTGTAGCTGCAGCCGGGAGCGGATTAGCGAGATGTTCAAGAATTTCGAAGCCGACGAGCTGAAAGACATGGTTGTTGACGGAAAAATCGAAGTAACATGCGAATTCTGCGACGCTCACTATGAGTTTGACCCAGCTGAGGTCGAAAAAGCTGCCAAAGTCTGA
- a CDS encoding DUF2189 domain-containing protein, with protein sequence MTDVAQDFASMPSTAQKGSDVPPVKLTPLVQALTMDDLSEALSAGLRDFRENALYGLFFGGFYALGGWFLFWLLSAYNMPYLVYPLASGFALIAPFIAAGIYEVSRRREEGEPLSPTGVLGAIFGERSKELRWMALITGFAFIIWIDIAIFLYVIFFGLHPVNPSTLVNTILLTPQGAMFLVAGNLIGAFLSLSVFSITAVSFPMLLHKDVDFITAMITSIRCVLLNKKVMLSWAIFIGFLMMISLASFLLGLIVILPLLGHATWHLYRRAIGFEQAASEPT encoded by the coding sequence GTGACCGATGTAGCTCAGGATTTTGCCTCAATGCCGTCAACGGCACAAAAGGGTAGCGATGTGCCCCCCGTCAAACTTACCCCCCTTGTGCAGGCCCTCACGATGGATGATCTGTCCGAGGCGCTGAGCGCTGGCTTGCGGGATTTCCGCGAGAATGCACTCTATGGGCTTTTCTTTGGCGGCTTCTATGCCCTCGGCGGCTGGTTTCTGTTTTGGCTCTTGTCGGCCTACAACATGCCCTATCTGGTCTATCCTCTGGCTTCCGGTTTTGCCCTGATCGCTCCCTTCATCGCCGCAGGCATCTACGAGGTCAGCCGCCGTAGAGAAGAGGGAGAACCGCTTTCGCCCACTGGAGTTTTGGGCGCCATTTTCGGCGAACGATCAAAAGAATTGCGCTGGATGGCCCTGATCACAGGCTTTGCCTTCATCATATGGATCGATATTGCGATCTTCCTATATGTGATCTTTTTCGGCCTGCATCCGGTCAATCCTTCGACACTGGTCAACACCATCTTGCTTACCCCGCAAGGGGCCATGTTTCTGGTGGCGGGAAATCTGATTGGAGCATTTCTCAGTCTGTCGGTCTTCTCGATCACGGCCGTCTCCTTCCCCATGCTACTGCATAAGGATGTGGACTTCATAACGGCGATGATCACATCGATCCGCTGTGTGCTGTTGAACAAAAAGGTCATGCTCAGCTGGGCAATCTTCATCGGCTTTTTGATGATGATCAGTCTCGCCTCGTTCCTGCTGGGACTAATCGTCATACTGCCGCTGCTTGGCCACGCCACCTGGCACCTTTACCGAAGGGCCATAGGCTTTGAGCAGGCAGCAAGTGAGCCGACATAA
- a CDS encoding efflux RND transporter periplasmic adaptor subunit → MNNHSKDLKPSQISDHAEMLHGQGEKSQGGYSLGQGSATSKPQKPVVGFLRGALKMILPVLVIAAGGLIAWQLVASKPEVNRRPPSEKSYVVRVIAAEPAALQPDIILYGTVSAARQVELRALVSGEVVWVNPQLEEGEQVDEGAELVRIDPFDYEGAVREAEANLNEAKAQLRANEISLASDKASLERLKEQSLLGQNDLDRAETLFKSGSLTKQSLEARRLTVSQRQQSVESRAFNLEILASQIDQQKANLDRLEWRLELARRNLANTVLNAPFRGVVLTKSVELGRSVSGSDTLVSLYDPDSMDVRFTLSDAQYGRLTSDGETLLGSAITVKWQLGEQVRTRKARISRVTPEINAANGGIEVYARIEEASSLRAGTFVELRVPDKVYQNAISIPQAAIYGGNRVYIDDNGRMAPKDVKVLAYLGDNALIDATPFAAGDLVVTTRVAEAGPGLKLVIPGQDEEASPAQKNEGTGEGASRKGEKGRPAQ, encoded by the coding sequence ATGAACAATCATAGCAAAGACCTGAAGCCAAGCCAGATATCCGACCACGCCGAAATGCTTCACGGCCAAGGTGAGAAGAGCCAAGGCGGATATAGCCTGGGTCAAGGCAGCGCAACGAGCAAACCGCAAAAGCCAGTTGTTGGTTTCCTGCGCGGCGCTCTCAAAATGATCTTGCCTGTTCTGGTGATTGCTGCCGGAGGCCTCATCGCGTGGCAACTGGTCGCGTCCAAACCCGAAGTCAATCGACGCCCACCCAGCGAGAAGAGCTATGTGGTCAGGGTCATTGCCGCTGAGCCTGCGGCTCTGCAACCTGATATTATTCTTTATGGCACCGTTTCCGCTGCTCGTCAGGTAGAGCTTCGAGCGCTTGTCAGCGGCGAGGTCGTTTGGGTCAACCCGCAACTTGAGGAAGGGGAGCAGGTTGATGAAGGTGCAGAGTTGGTCCGTATCGATCCCTTTGACTATGAAGGGGCTGTGCGTGAGGCAGAGGCAAACCTCAATGAAGCTAAAGCTCAATTGCGGGCAAACGAAATTTCTTTGGCCAGTGACAAGGCGTCTCTGGAGCGGCTGAAAGAGCAATCTTTGCTTGGTCAGAATGATCTGGACCGCGCCGAGACCCTTTTCAAAAGCGGAAGCCTGACGAAACAGTCTCTTGAAGCGCGCAGGTTGACGGTCTCCCAACGCCAGCAAAGCGTCGAAAGTCGCGCGTTCAATCTTGAAATTCTCGCGTCACAAATCGATCAGCAGAAAGCCAATCTGGATAGACTGGAATGGCGCCTGGAACTTGCGCGTCGCAATCTCGCCAACACGGTTCTGAACGCTCCTTTCAGGGGGGTGGTGCTCACAAAATCTGTGGAACTGGGACGCTCTGTCTCCGGAAGCGATACGCTGGTTTCCCTCTATGATCCGGATTCAATGGATGTGCGGTTCACTTTGTCCGACGCGCAATATGGGCGTCTTACCTCGGATGGGGAAACCCTGCTGGGCAGCGCCATAACGGTCAAGTGGCAGCTAGGGGAACAGGTCAGAACGCGAAAGGCCAGGATTAGCCGGGTAACTCCGGAGATAAATGCCGCCAATGGAGGCATCGAGGTCTATGCGCGGATTGAGGAAGCATCAAGCCTAAGGGCGGGCACTTTCGTTGAGCTGCGCGTGCCTGATAAGGTTTACCAGAACGCGATTTCCATTCCTCAGGCCGCAATTTATGGCGGAAACCGCGTATATATCGACGATAATGGTCGCATGGCACCCAAAGATGTCAAGGTTCTGGCCTATCTTGGCGATAATGCGCTGATTGATGCGACGCCGTTTGCTGCCGGTGATTTGGTCGTGACTACCAGAGTGGCCGAAGCTGGGCCGGGGCTGAAGCTGGTCATTCCCGGCCAAGACGAAGAGGCGTCTCCTGCCCAAAAGAATGAAGGGACGGGCGAAGGCGCTTCTCGCAAGGGCGAAAAGGGGAGGCCTGCGCAATGA
- a CDS encoding SDR family oxidoreductase, with protein MDASEKRTLLLTGASRGIGHATVKRFSEAGWRVFSCSRHAFSDKCPWPMGEENHIQVDLSDPETIIDAVAVIKERLKAHGGQLHALVNNAAISPKDEEGQRLDSLQTPLELWHKVFAVNFFAPIMLARGLIEELKASEGSIVNVTSIAGVRVHPYAGAAYATSKAALASLTREMAADFGPYGIRVNAIAPGEINTSILSPGTEKIVKTIPMRRLGQPSEVADTIYYLCTEASSYVSGAEIHINGGQHV; from the coding sequence ATGGACGCATCTGAAAAAAGAACGCTGCTGCTTACTGGTGCAAGTCGTGGCATTGGCCACGCCACAGTGAAACGCTTTTCCGAGGCCGGATGGCGGGTTTTCAGTTGCTCTCGTCATGCCTTTTCAGACAAGTGTCCATGGCCTATGGGCGAAGAGAACCATATTCAGGTGGATCTTTCCGATCCAGAGACAATTATCGACGCGGTCGCTGTTATCAAGGAACGTCTCAAGGCCCATGGAGGCCAGTTGCATGCCCTCGTCAACAATGCCGCCATCAGCCCCAAGGATGAGGAGGGGCAGCGGCTCGATAGCCTGCAAACACCGCTTGAGCTATGGCACAAGGTGTTTGCGGTGAATTTCTTTGCCCCCATCATGCTGGCACGCGGGCTCATTGAGGAGCTGAAGGCGAGCGAGGGATCGATCGTTAATGTTACCAGTATTGCGGGTGTGCGCGTGCACCCTTACGCAGGGGCTGCCTACGCCACATCAAAGGCCGCTCTTGCATCACTGACCCGCGAAATGGCTGCAGACTTCGGCCCATACGGCATTCGGGTCAATGCCATTGCACCGGGAGAGATCAATACCTCCATTCTGTCTCCGGGCACTGAGAAAATCGTAAAAACCATCCCCATGCGCCGACTGGGTCAGCCGTCAGAGGTGGCCGATACGATTTATTATCTGTGCACCGAGGCCAGCTCTTATGTTTCCGGCGCGGAAATTCACATCAATGGTGGTCAGCACGTTTAG
- a CDS encoding ABC transporter substrate-binding protein, which yields MQISSFVPIIESPRSMVGVSLAMAALYALAFPQIAQADMADGKDWAKVLEKAKGQTVYFHAWGGADRINAYIDWAGKEVSERFGVTVKHVKVVDTANVVSQIVAEKASGKDHGGSVDLVWINGENFASLKENGLLLPMSWAPDLPNYRYADIAGKPTLTTDFTVPTEGLESPWGMAQLSFYYDSALTKSIPKSASGLLSWARAHPGRFAYPKPPDFLGSTFLKQLALELADDPSVLSKPVSEESYKAVAGKLFAYLDELHPYLWHEAKAFPDNVSSLKNLLADGEIEIAFTFNPGDASSAIANEELPDTVRSFTFAGGTIGNSHFVAIPYNANAKEGAMVLADFLLSPEAQSRKQDPAIWGDPTVLDISSLPSEDKARFAALDLGVATLKPEEFGPALPEPHASWMERLEMDWTKRYGVQ from the coding sequence ATGCAAATCTCAAGCTTTGTGCCCATTATCGAGTCCCCCCGTTCAATGGTGGGAGTCAGCCTTGCGATGGCGGCCCTTTATGCTCTGGCTTTCCCGCAAATTGCACAGGCTGACATGGCCGACGGTAAAGATTGGGCTAAGGTGCTCGAAAAAGCCAAGGGCCAGACGGTCTATTTTCACGCTTGGGGTGGCGCAGATCGCATCAACGCCTACATCGATTGGGCCGGAAAAGAGGTCTCCGAACGGTTCGGTGTCACAGTCAAACATGTCAAAGTGGTCGATACCGCCAACGTGGTTTCACAGATCGTTGCCGAGAAGGCATCTGGAAAGGATCATGGGGGCTCGGTTGATCTGGTCTGGATCAATGGCGAGAACTTTGCCTCTCTCAAGGAAAATGGCCTGCTATTGCCCATGAGTTGGGCGCCGGATTTGCCGAATTATCGCTATGCGGATATCGCGGGAAAACCGACGCTGACGACGGATTTTACGGTGCCGACCGAGGGGCTTGAAAGCCCCTGGGGCATGGCCCAGCTCTCCTTCTATTATGACAGCGCACTTACCAAGAGCATTCCCAAGTCAGCTTCCGGGCTTTTAAGCTGGGCCAGAGCGCATCCGGGACGCTTTGCCTATCCCAAGCCACCGGATTTTCTTGGCTCAACCTTCCTCAAGCAACTGGCTCTGGAACTGGCCGATGATCCATCCGTCTTGTCAAAGCCTGTCTCCGAGGAAAGCTATAAAGCTGTGGCAGGCAAGCTCTTTGCCTATCTGGATGAATTGCACCCGTACCTATGGCATGAAGCGAAAGCCTTTCCTGACAATGTCTCAAGCCTGAAAAATCTATTGGCGGATGGTGAAATCGAGATTGCCTTCACCTTTAACCCCGGCGATGCATCTTCGGCCATTGCCAACGAGGAATTGCCCGACACTGTGCGCTCCTTCACCTTTGCCGGGGGGACAATCGGCAATAGCCATTTTGTCGCCATTCCGTACAATGCCAATGCCAAGGAAGGGGCGATGGTCCTTGCCGATTTTCTGCTCTCGCCAGAGGCTCAATCACGCAAGCAGGATCCGGCCATTTGGGGTGACCCTACGGTGCTCGATATCTCCAGCCTACCAAGCGAGGACAAAGCGCGGTTTGCCGCGCTGGATCTTGGCGTAGCAACCCTTAAGCCTGAAGAATTCGGTCCCGCCTTGCCAGAACCTCATGCCTCATGGATGGAGCGACTGGAGATGGACTGGACCAAGCGTTACGGCGTGCAGTAG
- a CDS encoding efflux RND transporter permease subunit, with product MSRFDKDSKGGAVGFFVHHPNAANLLMIILLVAGLFSLSRMNSQFFPTIDSDTIEISVTWSGASAEDVEANILEIIEPKVRFIDGIDKVTSFAREGGAFIILEFKQGANMQQGLRDVEAAIDLITTLPDLADDPTVSYRQFRDDVARLILSGPFDEASLRGFAKEIRDDLIDRGIDTVDFTGMRDEEFFVGLSDHDMRRLGLTVQDIASQISANSRDLPSGNVKDGFEKQVRTLAAEEKPESLSSIKIVSGVDGSSVALGDIARVERRLDPDDVRGIMHGESAIQLIVRRAPTADSLEASAIVNDYLKSIEGVFPPTLKITQYDALAEALVDRILLLVKNAASGIILVMIILALFLNLRTALWVTAGIPISMLASCVVLLALGQSINMMSLFSFIMMLGVIVDDAIVVGEETTTRYQAGDPGPVAAQGGGSRMLLPVTAASLTTIAAFAPILLIGGVIGQMMGVLPLVVISVLTASLVECFFILPGHLAHSMTPTHNRNWSVKRVIIVGLILLLPMVLFYGLSPEMADKFGGATLWLWKWLHGLFSEGSKAALGLFIVIASVLSLVIEAFHVRSLKRTDVRANHGRMGESAFRKGFDKRFNAFRDGPFRAIVRLSYDWRYTTLAICIAAMAVMGGLVAGGRVGFVFFPSAEAETITISMTFNVGILEEDAEKIVKRVDDAVYATEAQIGKGEKLVTASFVTLGQSGRTTADNVASLRLRLTPSEQRTVRTPDFIRALNRNMPQIAGLKRAAIRGQRGGPPGADLDIRLTGTNTDILKKASIDLQERLSAFPGVSELDDNMPYGKPELTLELTARGRSLGFTAQTVGEQVRDLVEGRTARKLAILDEEVKVRLQRLSQADVDSLRSLWLKSAQGTFVPLTEVVSISDRQGFSSIQRFDGKTTIAVTADVDAKVVTATELVAELDRTLMPEIANQYGIDYRFSGRNEERMDAFTDLRIGLIIALAAIYIILAWIFASYTRPFAIMMIIPFGLVGAILGHYLLGFQLTILSLIGLLGLAGILVNDSIILVSRLDERIAHGEALADAAVGASCDRLRAVVLTSLTTVGGLAPMLFEDSPQAEFLKPMAITIVFGLAVATLFVLFLVPSLFGVGSDIKRVLAFLLNGSHASGEHTPAE from the coding sequence ATGAGCCGCTTTGATAAAGACAGCAAAGGGGGCGCTGTTGGCTTTTTCGTTCATCACCCCAATGCAGCCAACCTTCTCATGATCATTCTGCTTGTGGCGGGGCTATTCTCCCTGTCGCGCATGAATAGTCAGTTTTTCCCGACCATCGATTCCGACACCATCGAGATTTCCGTCACTTGGTCCGGGGCGAGCGCCGAAGATGTGGAAGCCAATATTCTGGAGATTATCGAGCCCAAAGTACGGTTCATCGATGGCATCGACAAGGTCACATCTTTCGCGCGGGAGGGGGGGGCCTTCATTATTCTGGAATTCAAGCAGGGCGCGAACATGCAGCAAGGGCTGCGGGATGTGGAAGCGGCTATCGATCTCATCACCACCTTGCCCGATCTTGCCGATGACCCGACAGTTTCCTACCGCCAGTTTCGTGATGATGTCGCCCGCCTGATCCTCTCCGGTCCCTTCGATGAGGCATCCTTGAGAGGGTTTGCAAAGGAAATCCGCGATGATCTGATTGATCGTGGGATCGATACGGTTGATTTCACCGGTATGCGCGATGAGGAATTTTTTGTCGGCCTTTCCGATCATGACATGCGCCGCCTTGGGCTTACCGTGCAGGATATAGCCAGCCAGATCTCGGCCAACAGTCGCGATCTGCCCTCCGGCAATGTAAAGGACGGGTTTGAAAAACAGGTCCGAACGCTGGCGGCAGAAGAAAAGCCGGAAAGCCTGTCTTCCATCAAGATCGTCTCGGGGGTGGATGGTTCCAGCGTGGCATTGGGCGATATCGCGCGCGTCGAGCGCCGCCTGGACCCCGATGATGTGCGCGGCATCATGCATGGGGAATCTGCTATTCAGCTCATTGTGCGGCGTGCGCCAACGGCGGATTCTCTCGAGGCATCGGCCATCGTCAACGACTATCTCAAATCCATTGAGGGTGTTTTTCCGCCGACCTTGAAGATCACGCAATATGATGCGCTGGCAGAAGCGCTTGTGGATCGCATTCTCTTGCTGGTCAAGAACGCTGCTTCAGGCATCATTCTGGTCATGATCATTCTGGCTCTGTTCCTCAATCTGCGCACGGCACTGTGGGTGACGGCGGGCATTCCCATTTCGATGTTGGCCTCTTGTGTTGTTCTGTTGGCTCTTGGCCAGAGCATAAACATGATGTCGCTTTTCTCCTTCATCATGATGCTCGGTGTCATTGTGGATGATGCCATCGTAGTGGGCGAGGAAACCACCACCCGCTATCAGGCTGGCGATCCCGGTCCTGTTGCTGCCCAAGGGGGCGGTAGCCGCATGTTGTTGCCTGTAACCGCAGCGTCCTTGACAACCATCGCAGCATTTGCACCCATTTTGCTCATTGGCGGCGTCATTGGCCAAATGATGGGAGTGCTGCCTCTGGTCGTGATCTCCGTTCTGACTGCCAGTCTGGTGGAATGCTTCTTCATTTTGCCCGGCCATTTGGCTCATTCCATGACGCCTACGCACAATCGAAACTGGAGCGTCAAGCGCGTTATCATTGTCGGCCTTATTCTGCTGTTGCCGATGGTCCTCTTCTACGGCCTATCGCCTGAAATGGCTGATAAGTTCGGCGGGGCAACCCTCTGGCTCTGGAAATGGCTGCACGGGCTTTTTTCCGAAGGCAGCAAGGCCGCGCTTGGGCTATTTATTGTGATTGCCTCAGTTCTTTCTCTTGTGATCGAGGCCTTCCACGTGCGTTCGTTAAAGCGAACAGATGTGCGCGCCAACCATGGCAGGATGGGCGAAAGTGCCTTCCGCAAAGGTTTTGACAAAAGGTTTAACGCTTTTCGCGATGGGCCTTTCCGCGCCATCGTGAGACTGTCATACGACTGGCGCTACACGACATTGGCCATCTGCATCGCTGCGATGGCCGTAATGGGCGGGCTTGTTGCCGGTGGGCGCGTGGGGTTTGTCTTTTTCCCTTCTGCCGAAGCAGAAACCATAACCATCTCCATGACCTTTAACGTTGGAATTCTGGAAGAAGACGCCGAAAAAATAGTCAAGCGTGTCGATGACGCCGTTTATGCAACCGAAGCACAAATCGGCAAGGGCGAAAAGCTGGTTACGGCTTCTTTCGTAACCTTGGGCCAATCGGGCCGGACAACAGCGGACAATGTGGCCTCCCTGCGTTTGCGCCTGACACCATCGGAACAGCGCACCGTGCGAACACCGGATTTCATCCGCGCTCTGAACCGCAACATGCCTCAGATAGCAGGGCTGAAACGCGCCGCCATTCGCGGCCAGCGCGGTGGACCTCCGGGGGCCGATCTGGATATCCGACTGACGGGCACCAATACGGACATTCTCAAGAAAGCTTCGATAGATCTTCAGGAGCGGCTGTCTGCTTTTCCCGGCGTCAGCGAACTGGACGACAATATGCCCTATGGCAAGCCTGAACTGACGCTGGAGCTGACAGCGCGCGGCAGAAGCCTCGGCTTTACGGCTCAAACGGTTGGAGAACAGGTAAGGGATCTTGTTGAAGGACGCACAGCGCGAAAGCTGGCCATATTGGATGAAGAGGTGAAAGTGCGTTTGCAGCGGCTTTCGCAAGCAGATGTTGATAGCCTCAGAAGCCTTTGGCTCAAAAGCGCGCAGGGCACCTTCGTCCCCCTTACTGAAGTGGTTTCAATCAGTGATCGTCAGGGCTTCTCCTCAATCCAGCGGTTCGATGGCAAGACCACCATCGCCGTGACCGCAGATGTGGACGCCAAGGTGGTGACGGCAACCGAGCTGGTGGCCGAGTTGGATAGAACATTGATGCCGGAGATCGCCAACCAATATGGCATTGACTACCGCTTCTCGGGCCGCAACGAAGAGCGCATGGATGCCTTTACCGATTTGCGGATCGGACTGATCATCGCGTTGGCCGCGATCTATATCATTCTGGCGTGGATCTTTGCTTCTTACACGCGCCCCTTTGCAATCATGATGATCATTCCATTTGGTTTGGTGGGGGCGATCCTCGGTCATTATCTGCTCGGTTTCCAGCTCACAATCCTGTCGCTTATTGGCCTGCTCGGTCTTGCTGGCATTCTGGTCAATGACTCGATCATTCTGGTAAGCCGACTGGATGAACGCATTGCCCACGGCGAGGCGCTTGCGGATGCCGCAGTCGGGGCGAGTTGCGACCGTTTGCGGGCTGTTGTGCTAACCTCGCTGACGACCGTTGGCGGGTTGGCCCCGATGTTGTTTGAGGATTCCCCGCAGGCGGAGTTTCTAAAGCCGATGGCAATCACCATCGTTTTTGGCCTGGCGGTTGCCACCCTGTTTGTGCTGTTCCTTGTGCCAAGCCTGTTCGGTGTGGGCAGCGACATCAAACGGGTTTTGGCCTTCCTTTTAAACGGGAGCCATGCATCTGGTGAGCACACACCTGCTGAGTGA